A stretch of Gemmatimonas sp. DNA encodes these proteins:
- a CDS encoding GAF domain-containing protein: MELSQGVLRGLVQAALDMSGELDQRILLTTSLDAARTALGADSGSFWVPSEKQATCQLATGHGAEALRGSTVPLTALDSVAPHSHTLAAPVLSGGRTVGYLRVVRDAHDDASPFAASDQALLALLADSTASALRTAARIKANDRSGDLTLVEELSREIGSSLDLDRVLQTVVNIAAKAVRFDLGALALYENGKCDIRAVAGAAAVDSNAEEMQDLAFRAAWAAGTGEMFYLSDREAPGSDTERIFLQFFDAELAKVEMQSGLYLPLRDEEGIVGILLLEAKTAEFASVRERELARILANQATVAIRNAKLYSQVPLAEALGAISAKRAEFFAIPLRRRTIAGVSAAIALALVTLVQWPLRVVADTPVFRPTSFATVRPLVSGTVDRVLVREGSEVIAGAPLAQLRDIEARAARLSAAATVRAAEREAGAAASRGDAAGQRLQDIRASSARAALTVRDEALQTLTLRAPVSGSVLTARPELLIDTKLRAGDAFVVLGRTDTLDLEFSVEQREIARVRVGDIVRIRVDALPQRTIEGRVTWIGTLPQPASPAGTPASASASGSTSDAPLVHFPVRALVPNADGAIKPGMGANARVLTAPASLAERLLRTPVRVMRLLWWRMWSWV, encoded by the coding sequence GTGGAACTGTCGCAGGGCGTCCTACGTGGCCTGGTGCAGGCGGCTTTGGACATGTCCGGCGAGCTCGACCAGCGGATACTGCTGACCACCTCGCTTGATGCCGCACGCACCGCGCTCGGCGCCGACAGTGGCTCGTTCTGGGTTCCGTCCGAGAAGCAGGCGACCTGTCAGCTGGCTACCGGCCACGGTGCCGAGGCGCTGAGGGGATCGACGGTGCCGCTTACGGCCCTGGATTCCGTCGCTCCACACTCGCACACGCTGGCCGCGCCGGTTCTCAGCGGCGGACGCACCGTGGGGTACCTCCGCGTAGTGCGCGACGCCCATGACGACGCGTCACCGTTCGCCGCGTCCGATCAGGCGTTGCTGGCGCTGCTGGCCGACAGCACCGCGTCGGCGCTACGCACCGCGGCGCGGATCAAAGCGAACGATCGCTCAGGTGATCTGACGCTCGTCGAGGAGCTCAGTCGGGAAATCGGCTCGTCGCTCGATCTCGACCGCGTGCTGCAAACCGTCGTCAACATTGCCGCGAAAGCGGTTCGCTTCGACCTCGGCGCGCTCGCGTTGTATGAAAACGGTAAATGCGACATTCGCGCCGTCGCTGGCGCAGCGGCCGTCGACTCGAACGCGGAAGAGATGCAGGATCTCGCGTTCCGCGCAGCCTGGGCCGCCGGGACCGGCGAGATGTTCTACCTCTCGGACCGTGAAGCCCCCGGCTCGGACACCGAGCGCATCTTTCTGCAGTTCTTCGATGCGGAACTCGCCAAGGTCGAAATGCAGAGCGGCCTGTATCTGCCGCTCCGCGACGAAGAAGGCATTGTCGGCATCCTGCTGCTGGAAGCGAAGACGGCCGAGTTCGCGAGCGTTCGCGAACGTGAGCTGGCGCGCATTCTGGCCAACCAGGCCACCGTCGCGATTCGAAACGCAAAGCTGTACAGCCAGGTGCCGTTGGCCGAGGCGCTTGGCGCGATCAGCGCCAAGCGGGCCGAGTTCTTCGCCATCCCACTTCGTCGTCGCACCATCGCCGGCGTAAGTGCCGCAATTGCTCTGGCCTTGGTGACGCTGGTGCAGTGGCCGCTGCGCGTGGTGGCGGATACGCCCGTGTTCCGCCCCACGTCGTTTGCCACCGTTCGACCGCTCGTGAGCGGCACCGTTGACCGAGTGCTGGTGCGCGAGGGCAGCGAGGTAATCGCCGGCGCACCGCTCGCGCAGCTGCGCGATATCGAGGCACGTGCGGCGCGCCTCAGCGCGGCGGCAACCGTACGTGCTGCCGAGCGCGAGGCCGGGGCGGCAGCGAGCCGCGGCGACGCCGCCGGACAACGACTGCAGGACATCCGCGCCTCGTCGGCACGGGCCGCGCTCACCGTCCGCGACGAAGCGCTGCAGACGCTGACGTTGCGCGCACCGGTATCCGGCTCGGTACTCACCGCGCGTCCTGAACTGCTCATCGACACCAAACTCCGTGCCGGCGACGCGTTCGTGGTGCTCGGCCGCACGGATACCCTGGATCTCGAGTTTTCGGTGGAGCAGCGGGAGATCGCTCGGGTGCGCGTAGGCGATATCGTCCGCATTCGTGTCGATGCGTTACCGCAGCGGACCATCGAGGGGCGCGTTACATGGATTGGCACGTTGCCCCAGCCGGCTTCGCCTGCCGGCACTCCGGCGTCTGCCTCAGCCTCCGGCTCGACGAGCGACGCGCCGCTGGTGCACTTCCCCGTGCGTGCGCTCGTCCCGAATGCGGACGGCGCGATCAAGCCCGGTATGGGCGCGAATGCACGCGTGCTCACGGCGCCGGCGTCGTTGGCGGAACGATTACTGCGCACGCCCGTACGTGTCATGCGGCTCTTGTGGTGGAGGATGTGGTCGTGGGTGTAA
- a CDS encoding AAA family ATPase, whose product MYLKLCGSIALYSGEQRVEVAIAAKSLALLAFLTLEFGTHSRDELSSLLWGESTNDKARASLRQALKQLKDVLGERLALDRSSAALATPLDCDVLQFGQYARGDDSRMLDVDIPRFLTGLSLRDAPAFDEWVERQRAVLLRPFRRALTTAARAAHAQRDWPHALSLSTRWQSLDPLSDDAAHLQIDVLHRMGDRDNALAAYRAYAAARQHETGQLPGLALRELALRIEHTPARPTPVAPRTIAAGHALMPSFEGPLVGREQPWASLMRGWQAVAEGAGALVLVTGEQGSGKSRLLLDFAQFVVSQEATLLRGRAYEAGVDRPFGPMLDIIRGAIDAPGAAGTDEMWLAEVARVLPDTRRKFPSLPDASRLPTAFGSPPPGSALPEAVAQLFIAIAEESPLVIVLDDLHWCDGDSCQLMLFLVQRLADAPVLWCFTKALGATDRDAPVARLTRALRAVPNVIRVSLEPLTHDDVWRLIRSLGRVTHPDGARRLASRVHEVAAGNPLYVIELLKSLFAREWLAVDQRTQEWIHSDTMSGELLATEVFPDLRAAVAERVAALPDEQHALLLTIATAGSPCHTSLLSFVHGISRLRAAHVCDALVERRLVMEADGHYVCVNGIIGHVVLEAMGTSRRREVHRMIAMALTESAASVRRAPEPGAIARHAEAGGEAAMAHEYALLASDASAAKSAWADALGWLDLASACASTADERKAADQATANMLAMAGLSSPQRQAPISRATRIIGADDVDLSGSAAQYA is encoded by the coding sequence ATGTATCTCAAGTTGTGCGGCAGCATCGCGCTCTATAGCGGCGAGCAGCGCGTCGAGGTGGCCATTGCCGCGAAGTCACTCGCGCTGCTCGCGTTTCTTACGCTCGAGTTCGGCACTCACTCGCGCGACGAGCTGAGCAGTTTGCTCTGGGGGGAGTCGACCAACGACAAGGCGCGCGCTTCGTTGCGACAGGCGCTCAAGCAGCTGAAAGACGTGCTCGGCGAACGCCTCGCGCTTGATCGGTCGTCCGCCGCCCTGGCGACGCCGCTCGATTGTGACGTGCTGCAGTTCGGTCAATACGCCCGCGGCGACGATTCCCGTATGCTCGACGTCGATATCCCGCGTTTCCTGACTGGTCTCAGCCTGCGCGACGCGCCCGCCTTCGACGAGTGGGTGGAACGCCAGCGCGCGGTTTTGCTGCGGCCATTCCGGCGAGCACTGACGACCGCCGCGCGCGCCGCGCACGCCCAGCGCGATTGGCCGCACGCGCTGTCGCTCTCGACACGCTGGCAGTCCCTGGACCCGTTGTCCGATGACGCGGCGCATCTCCAGATCGATGTATTGCACCGCATGGGGGACCGCGACAATGCGCTCGCGGCGTATCGGGCCTACGCAGCCGCGCGGCAGCACGAGACGGGCCAGCTACCGGGGCTCGCCCTGCGCGAGCTGGCACTGCGAATTGAGCACACCCCGGCCCGTCCGACGCCGGTCGCTCCGCGTACGATTGCAGCCGGACACGCACTCATGCCCTCCTTCGAGGGACCACTGGTCGGCCGCGAGCAGCCGTGGGCGTCGCTCATGCGCGGCTGGCAGGCGGTGGCAGAAGGCGCGGGCGCGCTGGTGTTGGTCACTGGCGAGCAAGGGTCCGGAAAATCCAGGCTGCTGCTCGACTTCGCCCAGTTCGTGGTCAGTCAGGAGGCGACGCTCTTGCGGGGACGCGCCTACGAAGCCGGCGTCGACAGGCCGTTCGGGCCGATGCTCGACATCATTCGAGGCGCGATCGACGCCCCCGGCGCGGCGGGCACCGATGAAATGTGGTTGGCCGAGGTTGCGCGGGTGCTGCCCGACACTCGACGGAAATTCCCGTCGTTGCCCGACGCATCACGGTTGCCGACGGCATTTGGATCGCCGCCCCCTGGCTCCGCCTTGCCGGAAGCCGTGGCTCAGCTTTTTATCGCCATCGCGGAGGAATCACCGCTGGTGATCGTGCTCGATGACCTGCACTGGTGTGATGGCGACAGCTGTCAGCTGATGCTCTTCCTCGTGCAACGTCTCGCCGACGCACCTGTACTCTGGTGTTTTACCAAGGCGCTCGGCGCTACCGACCGTGACGCACCTGTCGCGCGACTCACGCGCGCGTTGCGGGCGGTGCCAAACGTGATTCGCGTCTCGCTCGAGCCGCTCACGCACGACGACGTCTGGCGACTGATCCGCAGCCTCGGGCGCGTGACGCACCCCGATGGGGCGCGGCGCCTGGCGTCCCGTGTGCACGAGGTGGCCGCTGGCAATCCGCTGTATGTCATCGAGCTGTTGAAGTCGTTGTTCGCCCGCGAGTGGCTCGCGGTGGATCAGCGCACGCAGGAGTGGATACACAGCGATACGATGAGCGGGGAGTTACTCGCCACCGAGGTATTCCCGGACCTGCGCGCGGCGGTGGCCGAGCGGGTCGCCGCGCTGCCGGACGAGCAACACGCGCTGTTGCTCACCATCGCGACCGCGGGCAGCCCGTGTCATACGAGTCTGCTCTCGTTCGTGCACGGCATCTCGCGGCTGCGGGCGGCCCACGTGTGCGATGCACTCGTCGAGCGCCGGCTGGTCATGGAAGCGGACGGCCACTACGTATGCGTGAACGGTATCATCGGACACGTGGTGCTCGAGGCCATGGGCACCTCGCGTCGCCGCGAAGTGCACCGCATGATCGCCATGGCGCTCACCGAGTCTGCGGCCAGCGTTCGGCGTGCACCCGAGCCTGGCGCGATTGCGCGGCATGCCGAAGCCGGCGGCGAGGCAGCGATGGCGCATGAGTACGCGCTGTTGGCGAGCGACGCGAGTGCGGCGAAGTCCGCGTGGGCGGATGCACTCGGGTGGCTCGATCTCGCGTCTGCGTGTGCGAGCACCGCAGACGAACGGAAAGCCGCCGATCAGGCGACCGCCAACATGTTGGCGATGGCGGGGCTGTCTTCGCCTCAGCGGCAGGCTCCCATCTCTCGCGCCACGCGAATCATCGGCGCCGACGATGTGGACCTTTCAGGTTCTGCGGCGCAGTACGCGTAA
- a CDS encoding asparaginase, whose product MTPRFLRAALLLVALSGVAGTARAQGKPLGEVLVLTTGGTIASRTIGPMTDGPSLVRGIPELAKVATIRVEEVMRVPSSQVTPADWLRLGKRVNSAFATAPALRGIVVTHGTDTMEETAFFLNLTVRDPRPVVVTGAMRGADEVSADGPANVLNGVRVAMTVEAKGHGVLVVLNEDIAAARDVWKSDNRRADTFGSPQRGYLGAADPDTVIFFRRALQSHTVASEFDIARIDSLARVEIVTDYAGFDSTVMHAAVQRRPRGIVLTSFAGGRLSAGGRAAVRIAAAANIPVVVASRVPGGRIVGSPLGDMPVVLARDLPAHKARVLLMLALTRTAERGALQQIFDRY is encoded by the coding sequence ATGACCCCACGATTTCTTCGGGCCGCACTCCTCCTCGTTGCACTCTCCGGCGTCGCCGGGACTGCTCGCGCGCAGGGCAAGCCGCTTGGCGAGGTGTTGGTGCTCACCACCGGCGGCACGATCGCGAGTCGAACCATCGGCCCTATGACCGATGGACCGTCGCTGGTGCGCGGCATTCCGGAACTTGCGAAGGTGGCCACCATCCGAGTGGAAGAGGTGATGCGCGTGCCGTCGTCACAGGTCACGCCGGCCGACTGGCTGCGGCTCGGCAAGCGCGTGAACTCAGCATTCGCAACCGCACCGGCGCTGCGCGGCATCGTGGTCACGCACGGGACCGACACCATGGAGGAGACGGCGTTCTTTCTCAATCTTACCGTTCGTGACCCGCGGCCCGTGGTCGTCACCGGTGCGATGCGTGGAGCCGACGAGGTCTCGGCCGATGGGCCGGCGAATGTGCTGAACGGTGTGCGCGTCGCGATGACCGTGGAGGCGAAGGGCCACGGGGTTCTCGTGGTGTTGAACGAGGACATCGCCGCCGCGCGCGATGTGTGGAAGTCGGACAATCGCCGCGCGGATACGTTCGGCTCACCTCAGCGCGGCTATCTCGGTGCGGCCGATCCGGACACCGTGATTTTCTTCCGGCGCGCACTCCAGTCGCACACCGTTGCATCCGAATTCGATATCGCACGCATCGATTCGCTGGCGCGGGTCGAAATCGTGACGGATTATGCCGGATTCGACTCCACGGTGATGCACGCCGCAGTGCAGCGACGTCCGCGCGGCATCGTGCTCACAAGCTTCGCAGGAGGACGTCTAAGTGCGGGCGGTCGGGCGGCGGTGCGCATCGCCGCCGCGGCCAACATTCCCGTCGTCGTGGCGTCACGGGTTCCGGGTGGTCGGATCGTTGGTTCACCGCTTGGTGACATGCCAGTGGTCTTGGCGCGCGATCTCCCGGCGCACAAAGCGCGCGTGTTGCTGATGCTCGCTCTCACGCGCACCGCAGAGCGTGGCGCGCTGCAGCAGATCTTCGATCGCTACTGA
- a CDS encoding DUF4159 domain-containing protein, giving the protein MHTLRRRRWSLAVCAAIVICVLAPVAWSQRSARLEPNAPYDGRYTFARIRYTQGYRLAWGVDYPRMERNFLVILDNLTTMSLRKTETNVYTLDDPGLARHTVAWLTEPGYWVPTAAEATGLRTWLQRGGFLIVDDFYYQRQWDVFERSMRMVLPEVKFFRLDASHPIFNGFFALKKLDGMHHPATTAAVAEYYAVYEGNDPRQRMLAVISFNNDIGDYMEWSGEGWFPVNLSNDAYKFATNFIVYGLTH; this is encoded by the coding sequence ATGCACACACTTCGACGACGCCGATGGAGTCTCGCTGTGTGTGCAGCGATCGTCATCTGTGTCTTGGCGCCGGTTGCGTGGTCACAACGCTCGGCGCGTCTGGAGCCGAACGCGCCGTATGACGGTCGGTATACGTTCGCGCGTATCAGGTACACACAGGGTTACCGCTTGGCGTGGGGTGTCGACTATCCACGAATGGAGCGCAATTTTCTCGTCATCCTCGACAATCTCACCACGATGTCGTTACGGAAGACGGAGACCAATGTCTACACGCTCGATGATCCGGGTCTCGCGAGACATACGGTCGCGTGGCTGACGGAGCCGGGGTACTGGGTGCCAACGGCGGCCGAGGCAACGGGGCTCCGGACCTGGCTGCAACGTGGCGGATTCCTGATCGTGGACGACTTTTACTACCAGCGTCAGTGGGATGTGTTCGAGCGATCGATGCGCATGGTACTCCCCGAGGTCAAGTTCTTTCGGCTCGATGCCTCCCACCCGATCTTCAACGGGTTCTTTGCGCTGAAGAAGCTGGACGGGATGCATCATCCCGCCACCACGGCTGCTGTCGCGGAATACTATGCGGTGTACGAGGGCAACGACCCCCGTCAGCGGATGCTCGCCGTGATCAGTTTTAACAACGACATCGGTGACTACATGGAGTGGTCGGGCGAAGGGTGGTTTCCGGTGAACCTCTCCAACGATGCCTACAAGTTCGCCACGAATTTTATTGTGTACGGCTTGACGCACTGA
- a CDS encoding 2-oxoacid:ferredoxin oxidoreductase subunit beta yields MTSIAKPPVRHPGLQRNALGFTVRDYEGAMSTLCAGCGHDSVTAALVQSFWELSLPPHRAAKMSGIGCSSKTTAYFMKQSHGFNSVHGRMPSVTSGASAANRDLTYIGISGDGDSLSIGLGQLSHAIRRNVRMLYVIDNNGVYGLTKGQFSASADIGSTSKKGEANMQQPIDPVLLALTLGATFVARSFSGDKAQLVPILKAGLSHNGLALIDVISPCVTFNDHEGSTKSYKFTREHEVEISAADFVPLRREITAPDTDSDVSVVAMHDGSTVRFRKTADSYDPTDREQAYAHVRACQLRHEVATGLLFIDESGQDMHAMAKTTTQPLVDLPFADLCPGNAALQSLMEQYR; encoded by the coding sequence ATGACGTCCATTGCCAAACCGCCGGTCCGACACCCCGGACTGCAGCGCAACGCGCTGGGCTTCACGGTCCGCGATTACGAAGGCGCGATGTCTACGCTGTGCGCTGGCTGTGGACACGACTCCGTGACTGCGGCCCTCGTGCAGTCGTTCTGGGAGCTGTCGCTGCCGCCGCATCGCGCCGCCAAGATGAGTGGCATCGGCTGCTCGTCGAAGACGACCGCGTATTTCATGAAGCAGTCGCACGGCTTCAACAGCGTGCACGGCCGCATGCCGTCAGTCACCTCGGGTGCGAGCGCGGCCAATCGTGACCTCACCTACATCGGCATCTCGGGAGACGGCGACTCGCTCAGCATCGGCCTCGGCCAGCTGTCGCACGCGATCCGTCGCAACGTGCGCATGCTGTACGTGATCGACAACAATGGCGTGTACGGCCTCACCAAGGGACAGTTCTCGGCGTCGGCCGATATCGGCTCGACGTCCAAGAAGGGCGAAGCCAACATGCAGCAGCCCATCGACCCCGTACTGCTGGCGCTCACGCTGGGTGCGACCTTCGTGGCCCGCAGCTTCTCGGGCGACAAGGCGCAGCTGGTGCCCATTCTCAAGGCCGGTCTGTCGCACAACGGCCTGGCACTGATCGACGTGATCTCGCCATGCGTCACCTTCAACGATCACGAAGGGTCTACCAAGAGCTACAAGTTCACGCGCGAGCATGAGGTCGAGATTTCGGCGGCGGACTTCGTGCCGTTGCGGCGCGAGATCACGGCGCCCGACACCGACAGCGACGTGTCGGTCGTCGCCATGCACGACGGCAGCACCGTGCGCTTTCGCAAGACGGCCGACAGCTACGACCCGACCGACCGTGAGCAGGCCTACGCGCACGTGCGCGCCTGCCAGCTGCGGCACGAAGTGGCCACCGGACTGCTGTTCATTGACGAGAGCGGGCAGGACATGCATGCGATGGCCAAGACGACGACGCAGCCGCTGGTAGATCTGCCGTTCGCCGATCTGTGCCCGGGAAATGCGGCGCTGCAGTCGCTGATGGAGCAGTACCGGTAG
- a CDS encoding 2-oxoacid:acceptor oxidoreductase subunit alpha, whose translation MSGINDFAFKMATVNGTGSASANSLLMQAIFRMGIPVTGKNIFPSNIQGLPTFYEVRVSKDGYTARPQHVDLVVALNPSTYAKDVATVRPGGYLVYDSSWPLESELEREGITIIGIPFGQMCVDTFVGDRDRTLLRNIVYAGALAALLEIDMDIIGQMLIEKFSKKKKLLESNNTAIRLGYDYAKQHFACPLPFHLEKMDATGDSILIDGNTAAGLGAVYAGATVGAWYPITPSTSLMEAFRGFCERFRVEPDTGLHKYCIIQAEDELAAAGIVIGAGWAGARAFTNTSGPGISLMQEFIGLAYYTEIPAVFYDIQRTGPATGMPTRTQQCDLMSLAYASHGDTKHIVLFPCSPEECFYIGTTAFDLAERFQTPVFVASDLDIGMNDWMCKRLVWDDGYQPDRGKVLDAAALEQVKKFSRYLDVDGDGIAARTLPGVHPNGAYFVRGSGHDKHGAYTEDSDAYQEVVDRLTRKFATAATVVPHPEFHMKPDAHVGIVSLGSCHAAVLEAIDRLRDQGIVADYMRIKAFPFNSSVREFIDAHDAVFVVEQNRDAQLRSLLAIETGVPRDHMTPVLDYGGMPLTANVVVTAIANHFAEVPA comes from the coding sequence ATGAGTGGCATCAACGATTTCGCCTTCAAGATGGCGACCGTGAACGGGACCGGCTCGGCCAGCGCGAACAGCCTGCTCATGCAGGCGATCTTCCGGATGGGCATCCCGGTCACGGGCAAGAATATCTTCCCGTCGAACATTCAGGGACTGCCCACGTTCTACGAAGTGCGCGTGAGCAAGGACGGATATACGGCGCGTCCGCAGCACGTGGATCTCGTGGTCGCCCTCAATCCCAGTACCTACGCCAAGGATGTCGCGACGGTGCGCCCGGGCGGATACCTGGTGTACGACTCGTCGTGGCCGCTGGAATCGGAGCTCGAGCGCGAAGGCATCACGATCATCGGCATTCCGTTCGGTCAGATGTGCGTGGACACCTTCGTCGGTGACCGCGACCGCACGCTGCTGCGCAACATCGTGTACGCCGGCGCGCTGGCGGCGCTGCTCGAGATCGACATGGACATCATCGGGCAGATGCTGATCGAGAAGTTCTCCAAGAAGAAGAAGCTGCTCGAGTCGAATAACACGGCCATCCGGCTGGGCTACGACTACGCCAAGCAGCACTTCGCCTGTCCCCTGCCCTTCCATCTCGAGAAGATGGATGCCACGGGCGACTCCATTCTCATCGACGGCAACACCGCCGCCGGCCTGGGCGCTGTCTACGCTGGCGCGACGGTCGGTGCGTGGTACCCGATCACGCCGTCCACGTCGCTCATGGAAGCGTTCCGCGGGTTTTGCGAGCGCTTCCGCGTGGAGCCCGATACGGGGTTGCACAAGTACTGCATCATTCAGGCGGAAGACGAACTGGCCGCCGCCGGCATCGTAATCGGCGCCGGCTGGGCGGGGGCGCGCGCGTTCACGAACACATCGGGCCCCGGCATCTCGCTCATGCAGGAGTTCATCGGCCTCGCGTACTACACGGAAATTCCTGCAGTCTTCTACGATATCCAGCGCACGGGGCCGGCGACCGGCATGCCCACCCGCACGCAACAGTGCGACTTGATGTCGCTCGCCTACGCCTCGCATGGCGACACCAAGCACATCGTGCTGTTCCCGTGCAGTCCGGAAGAGTGCTTCTACATCGGTACGACGGCGTTCGATCTGGCCGAGCGTTTCCAGACGCCGGTGTTCGTAGCCAGTGATCTCGACATCGGCATGAACGACTGGATGTGCAAGCGACTGGTGTGGGATGACGGCTATCAGCCCGATCGCGGCAAGGTGCTCGACGCCGCCGCGCTCGAGCAGGTGAAGAAGTTCTCGCGGTACCTCGATGTGGATGGAGACGGCATCGCAGCCCGCACACTGCCGGGCGTGCATCCGAACGGCGCCTACTTCGTGCGCGGCTCGGGTCACGATAAGCATGGCGCCTACACCGAAGACTCCGACGCGTACCAGGAAGTCGTCGATCGTCTCACGCGCAAGTTCGCGACGGCGGCAACGGTCGTGCCCCATCCCGAATTCCATATGAAGCCCGACGCGCATGTCGGCATCGTCTCGCTGGGCAGCTGCCACGCGGCCGTGCTCGAAGCTATCGATCGCCTGCGCGACCAGGGGATCGTGGCCGACTACATGCGGATCAAGGCCTTCCCGTTCAACAGCAGCGTGCGCGAGTTCATCGACGCCCACGATGCGGTCTTCGTGGTGGAGCAGAACCGCGACGCGCAGCTCCGGTCGCTGCTGGCGATCGAAACCGGTGTGCCGCGCGACCACATGACGCCCGTGCTCGACTACGGCGGCATGCCGCTCACTGCCAATGTGGTCGTGACCGCGATCGCGAACCATTTCGCTGAGGTGCCCGCATGA
- a CDS encoding FAD-dependent oxidoreductase, translating to MSLHTDVSTPDHYHKVVDCQWACPAHTNVPEYLRLIAQGRYTESYLLNRESNVFPGILGRTCDRPCEPACRRGRVDGKPVAICRLKRVAADLRDDISAYLPKPVTDRNGKRVALIGAGPSSLTVANDLLPLGYEVVIYEKNAQAGGLMRVNIPSFRLPEQVLNEETQCIIDMGAEVRYNTSVESLRTLLDEQYDAVFVGSGAPKGKELDIPGRWDPAVRDQIHIGIEWLSSVHFGHIESIGENVLIIGVGNTAMDCCRTSRRLGGTNTNVIARRGRKFFKASPWELEDAEEEGIHIIENHAPKRFVIEDGKLVGMEFERLEWSESKGRQTSTVIDTIIMPCDTVILAIGQDNAFPWIERDIGITFDQWDMPVVNKASFQSSRPDVFFGGDAAWGPQNIIWAVEHGHQAAISIHKHCLGEDVTNRPAQGMHLISTKMGMHSWMYSNEFNPSPRAQMSHAELVKRFASVSEEVELGYTPEQTATEVQRCLNCDIETHFTAKLCIECDACIDVCPVNCLTIAPVAETEAELRTRLKAPAENLSQDLYVSDALPQTQRIMVKDEDICLHCGLCAERCPTAAWDMQKFSLVLPYAFSASGTVVPVSV from the coding sequence ATGTCTTTGCACACGGATGTCAGCACGCCCGACCACTATCACAAGGTGGTCGACTGTCAGTGGGCTTGTCCCGCGCACACCAATGTCCCGGAGTATCTCCGGCTGATTGCGCAGGGTCGGTACACGGAATCGTACTTGCTGAACCGCGAGTCCAATGTTTTTCCGGGCATCCTTGGAAGAACGTGCGACCGCCCCTGCGAGCCCGCCTGCCGACGCGGCCGCGTCGACGGCAAGCCCGTTGCCATTTGCCGCCTGAAGCGTGTCGCCGCCGATCTCCGCGACGACATCAGCGCCTATCTCCCGAAGCCGGTCACCGATCGCAATGGCAAGCGAGTCGCGCTCATCGGCGCCGGCCCGTCGTCGCTCACTGTGGCCAACGACCTGCTCCCCCTCGGATACGAGGTCGTGATCTACGAGAAGAACGCGCAGGCCGGTGGCCTCATGCGCGTGAACATTCCCTCGTTCCGACTCCCCGAGCAGGTGCTCAACGAGGAGACGCAGTGCATCATCGACATGGGTGCCGAGGTGCGGTACAACACCTCGGTGGAAAGCCTCCGCACCCTGCTCGATGAGCAGTACGACGCGGTCTTCGTGGGTAGCGGCGCGCCCAAGGGCAAGGAGCTCGACATTCCCGGGCGCTGGGATCCGGCCGTGCGCGACCAGATCCACATCGGCATCGAGTGGCTCAGCTCCGTCCACTTCGGCCACATCGAATCGATCGGCGAGAATGTCCTGATCATCGGCGTCGGCAACACCGCCATGGACTGCTGCCGCACCTCGCGCCGGCTGGGCGGCACCAACACCAACGTGATCGCTCGCCGCGGACGCAAGTTCTTCAAGGCGTCACCGTGGGAACTCGAGGACGCCGAGGAAGAAGGCATCCACATCATCGAGAATCACGCCCCGAAGCGGTTCGTGATCGAAGATGGCAAGCTGGTCGGCATGGAGTTTGAGCGGCTGGAGTGGAGCGAGTCGAAAGGACGTCAGACCAGCACCGTGATCGACACGATCATCATGCCGTGCGATACCGTCATCCTCGCGATCGGTCAGGATAACGCGTTCCCGTGGATCGAGCGCGATATCGGCATCACATTCGACCAGTGGGACATGCCGGTGGTGAACAAGGCATCGTTCCAGTCGTCGCGCCCCGACGTGTTCTTCGGTGGCGACGCCGCCTGGGGACCGCAGAATATCATCTGGGCCGTCGAACACGGACATCAGGCCGCGATCTCGATTCACAAGCACTGCCTCGGCGAGGATGTCACGAATCGCCCCGCGCAGGGTATGCACTTGATCAGTACGAAGATGGGCATGCACTCGTGGATGTACAGCAACGAGTTCAACCCGTCACCGCGTGCACAGATGTCGCACGCCGAGCTCGTGAAGCGATTCGCCAGCGTCAGCGAAGAGGTAGAGCTCGGCTACACTCCGGAGCAAACCGCGACCGAAGTGCAGCGCTGCCTGAATTGCGATATCGAAACACACTTTACGGCGAAGCTGTGCATCGAGTGCGATGCGTGTATCGATGTATGTCCGGTGAACTGCCTCACAATCGCGCCGGTGGCCGAGACCGAAGCAGAACTCCGCACGCGGCTCAAGGCGCCGGCGGAGAACCTCTCCCAGGATTTGTATGTGTCGGACGCGTTGCCGCAGACACAACGCATCATGGTGAAAGACGAAGACATCTGCCTGCATTGCGGCCTCTGCGCTGAACGTTGCCCCACCGCCGCGTGGGACATGCAGAAATTCTCCCTCGTATTGCCCTATGCCTTCAGCGCGTCGGGCACCGTCGTTCCGGTGAGCGTATGA